CCTTCGGTCGAGATCCTCAAAGCGAGCGACTTTGTACTCGAGACGATATCGAAGATGTACGCTTATGTCGCTATGACCGTGTACGGCCTGTTCATTCCCTCGAACATGTTCGAGACCGCCGTTCGCAACTTCCGGTTCGTCCAGCGAGCCTTCTATTCGCCCAATGGAGCGAAGCGCGCGCTTATCGGCAAAGTCGAGGAGCTCGTGCGTCCGTACTCGTTCTTCCGCTCGATGAGCCATCGGCCGGTCAAAATCATGGAAAGCCAGTTCGGCAACCACGAGCACGCCGTATGGGAAAACCCCTTCACGAAAGAAACGAGCACACAGGATTTTTGGGACATATTCAAAGAGGCGCAGGAAACGGCGAAGGGGAACATCGCATCGTTCGCTTCGAAGAACTTCGATGTGGAGGCCGCCCGCACCATAACGGGCGATCTCGACTTTTCGGGCGAGCCTACAACCGCAACGCTTACCGTCGTAGACGACGAATAGCGCCATGCTCGAAACCGTCCTCCCCGTCCCCTTCTGGCTCGAACTCGCCGCCGCACTAACCGGCGGCATCTCTGGTGCGATGAGCGCGGTGCGTGCCCGCTACGACATTTTCGGGACCGTGTGCATCGCGTGTACCTGCGGGCTGCTCGGCGGCGTGATCCGCGATGTGCTGCTGCAGAACTACGGCATCTATGCGTTTCAGAAACCGACGCTCATCTTAGCCTGCGCCGTCGCGGGCGTCGTGGTGTTCTACTTCGGCAAGCTCGCCACCTACCTCGACCCCATCGTCGATTTGCTCGACAACATCTCGGTTGCGCTCTGGGCCGTGCTCAGCGTGGGCAAGGGCCTTTCTGCGGGCCTCGACATCGTTCCCTCGATCATCCTCGGCACGGTAACCGCTGTGGGCGGCGGCATCATGCGCGATGTGTTCATGAACCGAGAACCCGAGGCGTTCCAGGCGGGAACGCTCTACGGCTCGGCGGCGCTCGTAGGTTCGGCCGTCTACGCCCTCATGAGGCAGAACCACCTGCTTGAGCAGTGGGCCCCCTTCGCCTGCGTCGCGCTTGTGCTCATCCTGCGTTACGCATCGCTGTTTTTCGGATGGCGCACGAAACCGCCCCGCGATTATTCGGATGTGGTCACCAAAGCCGTCGCGCGCCCCGTGCAAAGCGTCGCACGCCGCGTTCGGCCGCCGAAAGGCAAAATCGAGCGCGAGAAGGAGCGGGAGCTTCAGAAAAGCGGTAAGCTCATCAGGTTGCGAAACCGTCGGGCAGGCGAATCCGCAGCCCCCCGCCACGTCGAACCGAGCGACCCGAGCGACCGCATCCTCGTGAAAGATCTCTCTGAAATCCGCGACGATACGCTGTCGGAGCCCAAAGACCCCTTCGAGCCGCAGACGCCCGATCCCGAAGACTCCCTCAACCGGTAAACGTCCGACTCTGCGAATACGAATCGCCTGGGGGCAGGCGCAAGCTTACGAGTTCTTCAGCATGATCGTGCGCATGGTGTCGGCTGCGTGCTCGCACGCGTCGGTCACCTTCTCCATGCGGGCGAACACCTGCGACCAGATGAGCACACGCAGCGGGTTCTCGCGATCCTTGGTGTGCAGCTCGCGGATCGTGTCCATGTAGTATTCGTCGGCTTCTTCCTCGTAGGAATTCACGTCGATGATCGACTGCTTGAACGTCTTCGACTTCTTGAAGTCGCGGAAATCCTCCATTGCGTGGTCGAGCGCCTTGCAGCTCTTATGGATGATGCGCGCGAACTCGGGAGCGCGGTCATGCATGAAGTGGATATCGTACATGTAAAAGCGCTGGAGCACATCTTCGATGTAGTCGACGATGTCGTCGAGGTACTGGGTAAGCGAGATGATATCTTCGCGCTCGATGGGTGTGATAAAGTCGGTCGCGATAGCCGTGTACATGTCGTGGCTGATCTCGTCGCCCTCGTGCTCGATCTTCTGAGCGCGCGGCATGAGGTCCTTGACCGCCTCGGCTGTCGTGAAATTCTCAATGGCTTCGATGAGGAGTTCCGACTCCTTGACCGCAAGCGCCGTCTGACGCTCGAACGCATCGAAGTAATCGAACCTCTTGCTCTTCTTACCCATGTCTCACTCCTTACAAAATCATGAGGAACAGCTTGGCAACTGCGAAGCCGAGAAGACCGCACCCAGGAAACGTGAGCACCCAGGTTTTCACCATATCGACCGCAACGCCCCATTTGACCGCGCTCTTTCGCTTTGCAGCGCCGACGCCCATGATGGCCGTGGTTTTGGTGTGCGTCGTCGAAACCGGGAGTCCGGCGAACGTGGCAATGATAAGGCAGACCGTTCCCGCGAAACTGGCTGCAAAGCCCTGGTACTTCTCCATTTTGACCATGTCCATGCCGACGCTCTTGATGATTTTCTTGCCGCCGATCGCGGTGCCGAGCCCCATATTGAGCGCGCAGAAAATCATGAGCCATACCGGAAGGATCATCTGATCGGCCTGACCGACCCCCGTTGCCAACGTGATGGCGAGCACGAACACGCCCATGAACTTCTGGCCGTCCTGCGCGCCGTGCATGAACGCCACGCCAGCACCGGCGGCAATTTGCGCCCATTTGAACACGTGGTCGGACTTCTGGCGATCGGCCCTGGAGCAGCATTTCGCTATGATTTTCGCGCACAGCCACCCGAAACCGAAGCCCATGAACGTCGAGAGCAGGATGCCGTAGATGACCTTCATCCACTCCGCCCCGTTGATACCAGCCAGGCCACCCTGCAGCGCAATGGCCGCACCGGTAAGGCCCGCAATGAGCGAATGGCTCTGGCTCGTGGGTATGCCGAAGAACCAGGCCGCCGCGCCCCACACAATAATGGCCACCATAGCGGCCATAAGCGCGATGAGCGCCGCGTGGTGATCTCCCCCGAAATCGACCATATGGAAGATGGTGTTGGCGACTGCCGATGACACGAGCGTGATGACGAGCAATCCGAAGAAGTTGCAGACGGCAGCCATGATAATGGCGGCCTTCGCCGACATGCACCGCGTGCCGACGACGGTAGCGATGGCGTTCGGGGCATCGGTAGCGCCGTTGACGACGATGACGCCGATGTTCAAAAGGGTTACCGCAACCAAAGCGGGATTGGACATAAGTTCGGAGAGAAATACACTCCATTCGATGACCAACGTACGACCTTCCGACGATGCTTAACCGCGTCTATCCGTGGCGCAGACAAGGCATTAGTTTAACGTATTCTTAACAAAGGGAAAGGCCGCATACCCCGCTTTTTCGAGGGAATGCGGTCTTCTGTGTAAAATTCTCGTAAAGTCGCCGAACGCTTTGCTAAGCGTACTGGGCGAACACGCGCCTGCGCTCCGCGCCGATGGTCGTAAGGTCGTTATGGCCCGGCAACACGATAGTCTGGTCGGGGAGCACGGCGAGCCGCTTCAAAGATGCCCGCATGTCGTCCATGCTGCCGCCCTCGAAATCGGTTCTGCCGATCGAAGCGCAGAACAGGGTATCGCCCGAGATGAGCACAGGGGCTCCCTCGGGGTGGTTCCCGAACCGAGGATCGATGAACAAGCACATGCTGCCCTTTGTGTGCCCAGGCGTCATGATGACCTTCCATGCCATGCCGCCGATTTCCACGATATCGCCGTCGGCCACCTTGGAGTCGACCGGACACGGTTCGGTTCTTCCACTCTCCCGGGTCTTGGGAGCTGTACCGTCGATGAGCGGCGCATCGATTTCAGAGGCGATCACAAGCGCACCCGTTGCATCCTTGAGCGCACGCGCCGCTCCCACATGATCGAAATGGCTGTGCGTAAGCACGATCGCATCTAAGGAGCGCTCGCCAAGCGCCTCGAGGATGGTCGGGGCGTCACAGCACGGGTCAACGACGAGCGTTGCGGTTCCGTCGCTGATGAGGTAGGTGTTGTTCGCTATCGGGCCGAGCACGACGAACTCGACATCGAGACAAGCTCCGTTCACGGTATACATAGACGCGTCCTTTCGGTTACTTGTTCTTTTTGCGCGACGTTTCGCCGGGCAGCATGCGGCGCGCTTCGAAGATACCTTCGATGCTGCGCAGTTTGGCGGTTATCTTGTCGATGTAGGCGATATCGGAAACCTGGAACAGAAAGCGCATCTCCACCATGCCATCGCGATGCGACGTCGTCGACGAGGAAAGCACGTTTGCACCCATATCCGAGAGCACGACGGCGACATCGCGCAGAAGGTTCATGCGGTCGAGCGCCTCGATGAACACCTCGACCTTGTACGATGCGTTCTGCTTAGGTTCGTTTTCCCACGAAACCTCGATGATGCGCTCGGGATGCTGCATGAGATCCTGCGCGTTCGGACAGTCGGCACGGTGCACCGACACGCCGCGGCCGCGCGTGACGAACCCGAGTATCTCGTCGCCCGGCACTGGGTTGCAGCACCTCGACAAACGCACGAGCACGTCGTCGATGCCTTTGACGACGATGCCATTGGAGGTGTGCGCCTCGTGCTTCTTGGGGCGCTTCACGCTCGTGAGCATGGGCGGAAGCTTGCCCGTCGACATGTCCGACGAGCCGAACCCCGGCGTTTCCGCATCCTTCTCGGCGCGGTCGACGAGTATCTTCAGCAACCGGTTCGAAACGTGCGTGGCACTTTCTTTATTCGTACCGATCTGGACGAGCATGTCGTCGGGATCGTTGTAGCCGAGGTGTTCGGACACCGTTTTGATCGCGCGCATGCTCTGAGCGCTCGAGATGCCGAGGCCGTGCTTGCGCATCTCGCGCGTGAGCTTGTCGCGCCCTGCCTGCAAATCGTCCGAGCGGCTCACCTTCGAGAAGTACGAACGGATCTTGCTGCGAGCCGAGGGGGTTTTCACGAGGTTCAGCCAGTCGCGCGAAGGGCTGGCGCTTTTCTGCGTGAGAATTTCCACGCGGTCGCCAAGCTGGAGTTCATAGGTGAGCGGTACGATCGCGCCGTTCACCTTCGCACCCACGCAATGGTTGCCCACCTCCGTATGGATGGCGTAGGCGAAATCAACCGGCGTCGATCCGGCACGCAAACTCATGACCTCGCCTTTCGGCGTGAACACGAACACCTCGTTGGGAGCGAGATCGACTTTGAGCGATTTGAGGAATTCGCGGGAGTCCTTCGTCTCGTCTTGCCAATCGACCATTTGGCGCAACCACGCGAGCTGCTGGTCGAGGCCCAGATCGTCTTTGCCCTTCTCCTTGTAGCGCCAGTGGGCAGCTACGCCGTACTCGCTTGTACGGTGCATGTCCTCGGTGCGTATCTGCACTTCAAGCGGACGGCCGGCAGGACCGATGACCGTCGTGTGCAGGCTTTGGTACATGTTGAACTTCGGCATGGCGATATAGTCTTTGAAGCGGCCGGGCATCGGATGCCAGAGCGAGTGCACCGCTCCGAGCGCCGAATAGCAATCCTTCACCGATTTCACGATCACGCGCACGGCGATGAGGTCGTATATCTCGGAGAAGCCCTTGCCCTTCTTCGTCATCTTCTGGTAAATCGAGTACAGGTGCTTCGGGCGACCCAT
Above is a genomic segment from Raoultibacter phocaeensis containing:
- a CDS encoding inorganic phosphate transporter; the encoded protein is MVIEWSVFLSELMSNPALVAVTLLNIGVIVVNGATDAPNAIATVVGTRCMSAKAAIIMAAVCNFFGLLVITLVSSAVANTIFHMVDFGGDHHAALIALMAAMVAIIVWGAAAWFFGIPTSQSHSLIAGLTGAAIALQGGLAGINGAEWMKVIYGILLSTFMGFGFGWLCAKIIAKCCSRADRQKSDHVFKWAQIAAGAGVAFMHGAQDGQKFMGVFVLAITLATGVGQADQMILPVWLMIFCALNMGLGTAIGGKKIIKSVGMDMVKMEKYQGFAASFAGTVCLIIATFAGLPVSTTHTKTTAIMGVGAAKRKSAVKWGVAVDMVKTWVLTFPGCGLLGFAVAKLFLMIL
- a CDS encoding trimeric intracellular cation channel family protein, producing MLETVLPVPFWLELAAALTGGISGAMSAVRARYDIFGTVCIACTCGLLGGVIRDVLLQNYGIYAFQKPTLILACAVAGVVVFYFGKLATYLDPIVDLLDNISVALWAVLSVGKGLSAGLDIVPSIILGTVTAVGGGIMRDVFMNREPEAFQAGTLYGSAALVGSAVYALMRQNHLLEQWAPFACVALVLILRYASLFFGWRTKPPRDYSDVVTKAVARPVQSVARRVRPPKGKIEREKERELQKSGKLIRLRNRRAGESAAPRHVEPSDPSDRILVKDLSEIRDDTLSEPKDPFEPQTPDPEDSLNR
- a CDS encoding MBL fold metallo-hydrolase, producing MYTVNGACLDVEFVVLGPIANNTYLISDGTATLVVDPCCDAPTILEALGERSLDAIVLTHSHFDHVGAARALKDATGALVIASEIDAPLIDGTAPKTRESGRTEPCPVDSKVADGDIVEIGGMAWKVIMTPGHTKGSMCLFIDPRFGNHPEGAPVLISGDTLFCASIGRTDFEGGSMDDMRASLKRLAVLPDQTIVLPGHNDLTTIGAERRRVFAQYA
- a CDS encoding zinc dependent phospholipase C family protein: MPAIITHDFFGQDVYHELHETIGETRDEYEAFLLGNQGPDPLFYTVISPSLRAFHKLGSTMHNVKPSELIVAFKDSLSVLSEDEYPIGYAYALGFLCHYTLDSSMHPLVFANEYAVCDAGVEGLSREDGHEVHGTIESEFDEMVLYTVRHQTIASFDPSVEILKASDFVLETISKMYAYVAMTVYGLFIPSNMFETAVRNFRFVQRAFYSPNGAKRALIGKVEELVRPYSFFRSMSHRPVKIMESQFGNHEHAVWENPFTKETSTQDFWDIFKEAQETAKGNIASFASKNFDVEAARTITGDLDFSGEPTTATLTVVDDE
- a CDS encoding RelA/SpoT family protein, which produces MEQSEHKAKRRSGRAATKDVVVPAALHAIPDAEDDAAENTLPAAGGKSAAKKARKGKEELIGEPAKPAKATRGAHAGGDGEELLGRPRATEKSFAPEAKASRLRLETPEMRFAELKRQTSAYLNEPDEELLEKAFLFARDAHAGQCRKSGEPFIAHPVEVAIILADLRMDVESICAALLHDTVEDTKVTSEQVAEEFNPQIAQLVDGVTKITRIEVESLSDEQAQTIRKMFVAMNKDIRVIVIKLADRLHNMRTLSALKEDRRIFKSRETLEIYAPIAHRLGINSIKWELEDLAFYYLEPNKFKQVSRMVTESREERENYLEQIIDILHGELDGVGVQSQIMGRPKHLYSIYQKMTKKGKGFSEIYDLIAVRVIVKSVKDCYSALGAVHSLWHPMPGRFKDYIAMPKFNMYQSLHTTVIGPAGRPLEVQIRTEDMHRTSEYGVAAHWRYKEKGKDDLGLDQQLAWLRQMVDWQDETKDSREFLKSLKVDLAPNEVFVFTPKGEVMSLRAGSTPVDFAYAIHTEVGNHCVGAKVNGAIVPLTYELQLGDRVEILTQKSASPSRDWLNLVKTPSARSKIRSYFSKVSRSDDLQAGRDKLTREMRKHGLGISSAQSMRAIKTVSEHLGYNDPDDMLVQIGTNKESATHVSNRLLKILVDRAEKDAETPGFGSSDMSTGKLPPMLTSVKRPKKHEAHTSNGIVVKGIDDVLVRLSRCCNPVPGDEILGFVTRGRGVSVHRADCPNAQDLMQHPERIIEVSWENEPKQNASYKVEVFIEALDRMNLLRDVAVVLSDMGANVLSSSTTSHRDGMVEMRFLFQVSDIAYIDKITAKLRSIEGIFEARRMLPGETSRKKNK
- a CDS encoding DUF47 domain-containing protein, with the translated sequence MGKKSKRFDYFDAFERQTALAVKESELLIEAIENFTTAEAVKDLMPRAQKIEHEGDEISHDMYTAIATDFITPIEREDIISLTQYLDDIVDYIEDVLQRFYMYDIHFMHDRAPEFARIIHKSCKALDHAMEDFRDFKKSKTFKQSIIDVNSYEEEADEYYMDTIRELHTKDRENPLRVLIWSQVFARMEKVTDACEHAADTMRTIMLKNS